The Micropterus dolomieu isolate WLL.071019.BEF.003 ecotype Adirondacks unplaced genomic scaffold, ASM2129224v1 scaffold_34, whole genome shotgun sequence genomic interval TCTGTGCGAGGGGAAGTCCACTCTGGTTCCCTCCTGTATCTCTCAGCCCTGCCTGCCGGTCACCAACATCGGGCCGACCCGCATCCTGCCTCACCTGTACCTGGGCTGCCAGAGGGACGTCCTCAACAAGGTATCAGAGTGGaggtttttttccttttcctgcaTCAACCCTTTACTTCTGGGTCCGTTACAGagactgtggcgggccgccGTAGTTTCaaaattaactgaaaacacacatgagcgCTGCACAGGTGCGTTGGTGTGGCTGTTTTGTTGCAGATTTTGGGTTCAACATGAACACGTTGCCTCTCGACACAGATCAAGTGCTGATCATAGTTTCAActcattttgcctttatttcaaaataagagcacACTTTTATTCTGGTAACTTCATCCAGGGTTAATAAGCAGGATCATGCTAGCCTGGGTCTCTGTGTGAACGCTGATCTGACGCCTCTGTTGTTTTGCGTCTCCAGGATCTGATGCAGCAGAACGACATCGTCTACGTCCTGAACGCCAGTAACACCTGCCCCAAACCTGACTTCATCCCAGAGTCTCACTTCCTGAGAGTTCCTGTTAACGACTCCTTCTGTGAGAAGATCCTGCCCTGGTTGGACAGATCGGTGGAGTTCATAGGTCGGCGGCCTCTTCCTTAACCTTTCTTTTATGATCGCTTATCAGAGAAATATTCACTGAATGAGACCGTCTGTCATTTGTGCATTTCAGAGAAGGCTAAAGCCTCCAACGCTCGGGTCCTGGTTCACTGTCTGGCTGGAATCTCCCGCTCAGCCACCATCGCCATCGCCTACATCATGAAGAGGATGGACATGTCGCTGGACGAGGCGTACAGGTGAGAGTCTCAGACAAATCTCCCACAACCACCTTTCGATCTCTACATCGTTAAACACGTAGAGAGGATGTAACAGTTAcagggtgtccgcggggtcttaaagtcttaaaaggtaataaatcaattctgtgaaaattaaggccattaaaaagtcttaatcgccatttaacaaggtattaaattttgaagatatttttttttgtttgttcaaaagtttgtttgctaaaagtgcaGGTGAACGTATTTctttataatgcatagccaaaaatattagacaggcagtgagtagCAACTGTACCGAgcgcctatttcactcttaaaacCTCCAAATAATAGAACCGGAAAATGATTTAAGAATACAACTGACCGTAATCTCCCACCCCGCCGGACTCGTAATGCTAATCGTCCAAATCCGCCAGCAGCTAAATCTGTAAGACTGAAGACAACAGGGAGAATTCAGGGAAAAGggaaaagtttgatgtgctgcaacaaactttataaatgttgaactcattgttctgcataaacggttctgattattgacgagttagtagcctgATCAAAATCAAGGTCGGAGACTCTCATGTAGCctggagcatttttcttgcacaaagtcaatgaataaaatttttaaattactattaaactagtggtaagttatattCTATTctttgaaattatattgaatatagtagcataatgaatatattaatatcaaacttacagtttactattaaattaacaacatACTTTTAACTTAATGTTATACTAATCCAGTCGTTTAGaccagttcctcctccaggttgtatCTGTGCTGCGGcgcctacactacttacgttattcatcactcagtttattctcttcttcttcgttccctcctggcctatttgaattttgttctATTGATCAAGTGGacgatgaaagttatcacacacatcactgcaggcaagctcacattatctagtttaaaccaactaaaacacaaaatgacactgTGGTTCACATGATTTGCCGTAATGTTGCGTACAGAAACGTCATAGTTTATGTAAGACAGCtgcttttcgcaggaaatctgaccttCACACAGAAAACTGTTGGCCtgtacaggctgttataggcaactgagaaagttggtgattgcctcaatttttaggtggcgttacaacctgatgacatataggcaataaatatgttagaaatatttaaattcctttaaAAACTCAAATTTCCCTTTTTAAAAGGTGTGCggctgatttaatcggttagctcaaagtggcgcggcagtcttaaaatatcttgaaaaggtcttgaattttacttcaggattcctgtatataccctgtatTAGGATCCTCCAATGAActgacagcagtgtgtttaGATATCATGcagctttttatttaactgtcgCATTACTAGGGGTGTGTAAAATAATTTGTTCTTAGAGGCATCGCGATGCAGACTTGGACGATtctgaatcgattcacaaatgtcaatgtcgtggaaattgtatctTGCTGGTGGGttttttctgccataacagtcAACAATCGATTAGCCTAAAGGTTAATtgaaaacagatgttgacagaAGTGCAGCACCGAGCTGTGTAACTACAGTTAGGGCTGTGCGATCAATTGGATCAAACATTGGTTCAATTAACAAATcagaggtagaacattcaaaacaattaagatttttttaaattttattttcaacaaagttttgtcccttttcctcaacaaaataaatattttaatagaaaaaataacTGTCAATTTGTtagtgattcaaatgaattaaaccaaatatttattgactttAGGAAATTTATATTGCGATactaatcattattttttttattgctcaGCTCTAACTACAGTAGACGAGACAAAAAGATCTGTTGAGGCGGAGTGAACACTGTGTGGCTGGAGCGTTATAAAGTTTCAGCCGTATCTCACTCTATACTTAAAACAGTATCAGTAAATGAAAATGGCAGCAACAGAACTCAGTAATAATTCGGTATTAATGTAAGAATGCTATGCATCCGAAGTAACGTTAGCCGCATGTCATTACTACCTACCTGGTTCGATCATTATGAATACTTTAAAAGTAgcaagtagtcacacagtgagagaAATGCatcttttttggggggtttttggCAAAAGATCTGCAACCTTAAACGATAAATAGTTTGAAGATCAGAGTTCAGATTCCTGTTAGATGCTCACGGTGCACATTCCTCTCCACACAGGTCCAAACAATGCAGAGAGTCCGTCCTAATGAGTCCAGAGCCTCTTTGACCCTCTAATTAGTCCGTCCTCTGTGTCGCCGTTTATTAGTCACACTGGTCCTGAGTCACACTAATGACGGACGTCCacattctttgtgtttttgcaggtTTGTGAAGGAGAAGAGGCCGACCATCTCTCCCAACTTCAACTTCCTGGGGCAGCTGCTGGACTTTGAGAAGAAGATCAAAAGTCCTCACGGTGCTGAAACTAAACTGAAGTCCCTCCATCATCCGGAGTCCTGCAGTGATTTCCCCGCTCAGCCCGAGGACCCGGAGCCCCTGGCGTGTCAGGAGGCCCCCGTGGGTCCCGGCCTGGCCCTGCTGGAGCCCCTCACCCTGCCCTGTGTTTTAGCCAACGCCCCCGAGGAGCGTCTGCTTGCTCAGGCTCTGAGCGGCCTGCAGCTCGCCGACGGGCCTGAAGACAACGCCCGGCTGAAGCGCTCCTTCTCTCTGGACATCAAGTCGTACGGCGAGCCGGGCGGGAGCGCTTCTCACCGAGTGTTCGTCCCTCACGGCGGATCAGGAGACGCCGCCGAGTTCTACAAACCGTCTGCCTTCAAAGAGCCGACCAGTAAACCGTGCCAGTTCTCCCCGGTGGAGGAGGTTTCAGAGCAGTCCACTCCGGAGCAGAGCCCCGACAAGGAGGAGGCCGACGGGCCGAAGCGAGTCTCGCCGCCGGCCTCCAGCGGCTTCGTCAAACCTCCGCCCGCCGCTCCGAACTGTTCGCACCAGCTGCACCGGAGCGGCAGCATGGAGGAGAACGCCACCAGCTTCCTGTTTGGCCTCTCCCGCAGCCAGCAGCATCTGGCCAAACCGGGATCCGGCGGGGCCCTGAAAGGCTGGCACTCAGACATCCTGCTGGGCCCCGTCACcgtctccacctcctccctggCCGCTGGCTGGTACCTCTCCCCTGACTCCACTCGCTTCTACTCAACCTCTGCCATCTTGAGCGGCGCCGGCGGCAGCTTCGCGGCCTACAGCTGCAGCCAAGGCCTGGAGGCGGTGCGGCGGCGCAGCCGGCAGAGGACGAGCGACCGCGGGGACTCGAGGAGGAGCTGGCACGAAGAGAGCAGCTTCGAGAAGCAGCTGAAGAGACGCAGCTGTCAGATGGAGTTTGGAGACGGGATGACAGACAGCAGATCCAGAGAGGAGATGGGGAAGGTGGGGAGTCAGTCGAGCTTCTCCGGCAGCATGGAGATCATCGAGGTGTCCTGAAACTGACCCGGGGACAGTTTCACAAGTCTCACAGGATGAGACGGACCAAAGCGGCTTCATCTTTACTGACGCTTCAGCGTCGTGGAGATAACGTGCAACACGCCTCAGCCGCCCCACTGAGCGTCAACATCACACAGGAGCTGCGGTTCAGAGATCAGCTGGATGTTTTCTAATCACCTCATTCGCCCAAATATAAACCAGTACATTTTACACATACACCAGCTGTTCTTTTTGAGAGTGTTGCATTCTGGGCTGTTTTTAGCCTTGACGTTGCTAGGCTACCATGTTTGTTCAGCTCTGTTTTTAGCGAGGCTGTTGGAGTGAATCAGCCCTGAAAGTGTTGAGTTAGTTCAGTTTAACCTGCAGGAGTTTCTACACGTTTGTCAACATGAGACGAGTCTGAAAGTGTTTCCAAATACCGAGAGGTTATAAAGTGCAGCTCATCACCGTCGCACACTGACAGACTAAGGGTCCGATaaaacaccagcagctgctgaAATCATCTAAATGTCCTCTGAAAGTATTTTACTAAAGGAAAAGCCcttaaaacatcaaaaaaaaacaatctcctTAACTTTAAAGCAATTAATAACAGACAGGTCCAGGTCATCAGTTCAACACGTGGGACAAGGAGCAATTCATTGAGGAGAAGCTGAAGCTTTATGGGTAGGCTACTACTGTTAGCATGAGGGCTAATATGCACGAGTATTACTAGAAGTCGCTGTATCATAGAGGTTCACaggccacacagacacactcgtAAAATCTGAATTAATCTAGCTATCTAAACCGATACAGGGGTcggatctttttttttaagccaTTACACGGCGGGCCAGAACTTAGTCAAATGATAATTTAAAAGTAGTTAGTGTGTctggttagctcagtcagtagtgcctgtttcacatgctcacaataaagcgtGTGCGTCCCAAaagatttgttttaatttcccCAGCCCGTCACGTTTCCTGATGACCATTTCAGaggattgtgcctacaaaaccTTCATTCTGTCGGCACAGTAAAGAGGAAGCGATTCAACTGTTGCCGTCCTGAcggagatctatttcagcaccagctgctatCAAAGTCTAAGTTTTGGCCCGGGGGCGGTTAGATTCCTGCACTGGCCTCAGATCCAGGCCGCTACCCGTGTTTTATCCCCCTCCCCATAACACAGCCAATACTACTGCTGCAGCcgttaaaacacttttttgtttttaaaggcaGACTGGTGAAGATGAAGCGGCCAGCAGCCGACAGTGTCTGTTTAAACGTTTATTAATTAGGCATTTTTGGCAAAGTGAGGCAGACTGCTGCCAAACGCTCGCACGGGTCCAGATCATCAGCATGCAGAAACCCAAATCTAAACACGCAGGTTGTCTTACCTAACACCAAGGCTTCACCACGGAACGAGTCCGCTCCCAAACGAATAACAAGGCAGCCAGAAAAGGCCTCTGTGTGAGTGCCAGCAGACTGTATTGTGTCATCAGTGTGATAAAACGTCTCTTAAtctttgttttgccatctgtaACTTCACGGATATCTAAAACAGGCCCAATGCATTTAAGGGGGCCCCCTGTTGCCTTAAGAGTCTCGTGGCCCGTTTAAAGTTCTTCTTTCTGCATTAAAGCCTGAAAAAGTAAAACGAGTCCAAAGACGAGTGGGTTTCAGTTCTCGCAGGTttttcaattaatcaaattactcTGAGAAGTCCCGGCGCTGTCGTTCCCACTGAACACGCTCTGATTTCTGTCCTGGATGTCTTGTTGTGTGACTCTTCTGTACGGATGATGAAGGATACTAAGACTAATAAGTTCACAGCAGACACActgaatgatgatgatgatttctgACGGACGCCATCCTCGGTgaacataaaacaacattttaataataacgAACATAATGAAAGCAGCAGATCTTCACATTAAACACTGATGATTTCCAATGAGACACTTTGTGATGGGACAGAGGATCAGGAACTCTCCGATGTGTGTTGCAGAAAACTCTTTTCTGAaagtatttctttttattttattttttttaaaggacgACAGACATTTTCCCTGACGGACTCTGAGCCTTTGAACGTCTCGTCTGGTTTGTGGAGGAGCTGCTCGTCGTCTGTTCGGATCCTTCAGACGCGATGAAACTTTGTCCTGTCGACGTTGAATCCTCACTTTTGCTTTTTCAGAGTTTTGAAGCAGCTCGTTGACACAAACCATCTCAGGTGTGATTTGAGCTGAACAGAAACAGGTAAAAGACGCAGCTGTGCGGGGGATCGTCGCCACGGAGCACAGCATGTCGTTGTGATGTGAATAAAAGAGGCTGGGACTCTTGTTCAGAGCGCTCGGACGTCGGTTTGATTGAATCGCAGACGGAGACTCGCAGACGTGTTCACGGTTCATGTTGCACTACTGTGGTGATGAGAattgatttcattaaaaatgtataaaagcaaagtaaaagaacaataatggttgagtttgtttgtttt includes:
- the dusp16 gene encoding dual specificity protein phosphatase 16 — encoded protein: MSERLVGPESWSKSGMLRLGAVRPIEAEALVALLEGGLDRVVLIDSRPFVDYNASHILEAVNVNCSKLMKRRLQQDKVQITELLQHSAKKKLELQGDQEVVVYDQSSSDPTALSSESFLSVLLVKLERSFPSVHLLSGGFSEFSHLFPGLCEGKSTLVPSCISQPCLPVTNIGPTRILPHLYLGCQRDVLNKDLMQQNDIVYVLNASNTCPKPDFIPESHFLRVPVNDSFCEKILPWLDRSVEFIEKAKASNARVLVHCLAGISRSATIAIAYIMKRMDMSLDEAYRFVKEKRPTISPNFNFLGQLLDFEKKIKSPHGAETKLKSLHHPESCSDFPAQPEDPEPLACQEAPVGPGLALLEPLTLPCVLANAPEERLLAQALSGLQLADGPEDNARLKRSFSLDIKSYGEPGGSASHRVFVPHGGSGDAAEFYKPSAFKEPTSKPCQFSPVEEVSEQSTPEQSPDKEEADGPKRVSPPASSGFVKPPPAAPNCSHQLHRSGSMEENATSFLFGLSRSQQHLAKPGSGGALKGWHSDILLGPVTVSTSSLAAGWYLSPDSTRFYSTSAILSGAGGSFAAYSCSQGLEAVRRRSRQRTSDRGDSRRSWHEESSFEKQLKRRSCQMEFGDGMTDSRSREEMGKVGSQSSFSGSMEIIEVS